In a single window of the Zea mays cultivar B73 unplaced genomic scaffold, Zm-B73-REFERENCE-NAM-5.0 scaffold_502, whole genome shotgun sequence genome:
- the LOC118475596 gene encoding NAD(P)H-quinone oxidoreductase subunit 2 A, chloroplastic-like, with the protein EARNPLFDSDSPTPVVAFLSVTSKVAASALATRILDIPFYFSSNEWHLLLEILAILSMILGNLLAITQTSMKRMLAYSSIGQIGYVIIGIIVGDSNDGYASMITYMLFYISMNLGTFACIVLFGLRTGTDNIRDYAGLYTKDPFLALSLALCLLSLGGLPPLAGFFGKLYLFWCGWQAGLYFLVSIGLLTSVLSIYYYLKIIKLLMTGRNQEITPYVRNYRRSPLRSNNSIELSMTVCVIASTIPGISMNPILAIAQDTLF; encoded by the coding sequence GAAGCGAGGAATCCTCTTTTCGACTCTGACTCCCCCACTCCAGTCGTTGCTTTTCTTTCTGTTACTTCGAAAGTAGCTGCTTCAGCTTTAGCCACGCGAATTCTCGATATTCCTTTTTATTTCTCATCAAACGAATGGCATCTTCTTCTGGAAATCCTAGCTATTCTTAGCATGATATTGGGGAATCTCCTTGCTATTACTCAAACAAGCATGAAACGTATGCTTGCATATTCGTCCATAGGGCAAATCGGATATGTAATTATTGGAATAATTGTTGGAGACTCAAATGATGGATATGCAAGCATGATAACTTATATGCTGTTCTATATCTCCATGAATCTAGGAACTTTTGCTTGCATTGTATTATTTGGTCTACGTACCGGAACTGATAACATTCGAGATTATGCAGGATTATACACGAAAGATCCTTTTTTGGCTCTCTCTTTAGCCCTATGTCTCTTATCCCTAGGAGGCCTTCCTCCACTAGCAGGTTTCTTCGGAAAACTCTATCTATTCTGGTGTGGATGGCAAGCAGGCCTATATTTCTTGGTTTCAATAGGACTCCTTACGAGCGTTCTTTCTATCTACTATTATCTAAAAATAATCAAGTTATTAATGACTGGACGAAACCAAGAAATAACCCCTTATGTGCGAAATTATAGAAGATCCCCTTTAAGATCAAACAATTCCATCGAATTGAGTATGACTGTATGTGTGATAGCATCTACTATACCAGGAATATCAATGAACcccattcttgcaattgctcaggATACCCTCTTTTAG